From the Ostrinia nubilalis chromosome 8, ilOstNubi1.1, whole genome shotgun sequence genome, one window contains:
- the LOC135073824 gene encoding major facilitator superfamily domain-containing protein 9-like isoform X1, with product MFLFCAFSSEKKYDLTSLSIRQCQLSCQYCQSKLSNCVKLQKKTEENQEKGKLVCLFRKAEKPKTCKNLDLLAVGLIVPLIPSHVRKMGADLIYVGLLGSIYAGFQLGSGPVIGSLSDLKGRKNILMLTLLVCAIAYSTLGITNSIVVILIIRAVLGVFKQTQMLTKALVPDYEKNEQRQSAIYGKMAAISGAGITLGPVIGGHIAEDNPENGFTLIAVIVGVCFIANAGLVYFLPKSKRNTKKPKKKIHGNLFNSLSNSIKQIFIELYKVDWAVYWDIFMFKALIGFAMGVYYSNYSLYCKTQFNLSPKYIGYVISFQGVVGSISSFFMGYINSYYSHDADYSLRNFHVFVLLTISLIGLMLSFSVYIYVIWLIPLAIGNAIGRLVTLEMILKRSHGQHRGTLIGASNSVRSLSGVVAPMVSGFIGQYVGVPYVIYASLCSTSIGFVLSYRYRSKSTKVD from the exons ATGTTCCTGTTCTGTGCCTTTTCTTCTGAGAAAAAATATGATCTTACATCTCTTTCTATCCGTCAATGTCAGTTGTCTTGTCAGTATTGTCAGTCAAAATTGTCAAACTGTGTCAAACTTCAAAAGAAAACTGAGGAAAACCAAGAAAAAGGAAAACTTGTTTGTTTGTTTCGAAAAGCGGAAAAGCCAAAAACGTGTAAAAATCTG GATCTTTTGGCTGTGGGTCTGATAGTGCCTCTAATTCCTAGTCATGTTCGCAAGATGGGTGCAGATCTTATTTATGTGGGTTTGCTTGGATCCATTTATGCAGGTTTCCAGTTGGGATCAGGTCCGGTAATT gGTAGCTTGAGCGATCTGAAAGGCAGAAAAAACATATTGATGCTAACACTTTTGGTGTGTGCAATAGCATACTCTACATTAGGAATTACAAATTCCATAGTGGTGATACTAATAATAAGAGCAGTTTTAG GTGTGTTTAAACAAACACAGATGTTAACAAAGGCCTTGGTGCCCGATTATGAAAAGAATGAACAACGTCAATCTGCAATTTATGGCAAAATGGCAGCTATATCAGGTGCAGGCATCACACTGGGCCCAGTTATTGGAGGACATATTGCAGAGGACAACCCAGAGAATGGGTTTACCTTGATCGCAGTTATTGTTGGAGTATGCTTTATTGCAAATGCAG GATTGGTATACTTTCTTCCAAAATCAAAACGAAACACAAAGAAACCGAAAAAGAAAATCCATGGAAACTTATTCAACTCATTAAGTAATAGCATTAAACAGATCTTTATTGAGCTATACAAAGTAGACTGGGCTGTCTATTGGGACATCTTTATGTTCAAAGCTCTCATTGGTTTTGCTATGGGAGTGTACTATTCCAATTACTCTTTATATTGCAAAACCCAATTTAACTTGTCACCAAAATATATAGGGTATGTTATCTCATTCCAAGGTGTAGTAGGTTCTATATCTAGCTTTTTTATGGGCTATATTAATAGTTATTACAGCCACGACGCTGATTATAGTTTGAGAAATTTCCATGTATTTGTTTTACTGACTATTTCGCTGATCGGCTTGATGTTATCATTTAGTGTGTACATTTATGTGATATGGCTTATACCTCTAGCTATTGGTAATGCAATAGGCAGGCTAGTTACTTTAGAAATGATTTTAAAACGAAGCCACGGTCAACACAGAGGCACTTTGATAGGGGCTTCTAATAGTGTTCGGTCATTGTCAGGAGTTGTTGCACCTATGGTATCAGGCTTTATTGGCCAGTATGTTGGTGTTCCTTATGTGATATATGCAAGTCTTTGCTCAACCTCTATTGGTTTTGTATTAAGTTATCGTTATCGTAGCAAAAGTACAAAAGTTGACTGA
- the LOC135073824 gene encoding major facilitator superfamily domain-containing protein 9-like isoform X2 gives MNFSICLLQSIAFLDLLAVGLIVPLIPSHVRKMGADLIYVGLLGSIYAGFQLGSGPVIGSLSDLKGRKNILMLTLLVCAIAYSTLGITNSIVVILIIRAVLGVFKQTQMLTKALVPDYEKNEQRQSAIYGKMAAISGAGITLGPVIGGHIAEDNPENGFTLIAVIVGVCFIANAGLVYFLPKSKRNTKKPKKKIHGNLFNSLSNSIKQIFIELYKVDWAVYWDIFMFKALIGFAMGVYYSNYSLYCKTQFNLSPKYIGYVISFQGVVGSISSFFMGYINSYYSHDADYSLRNFHVFVLLTISLIGLMLSFSVYIYVIWLIPLAIGNAIGRLVTLEMILKRSHGQHRGTLIGASNSVRSLSGVVAPMVSGFIGQYVGVPYVIYASLCSTSIGFVLSYRYRSKSTKVD, from the exons atgaatttttCCATATGTCTTCTACAAAGCATTGCCTTCTTA GATCTTTTGGCTGTGGGTCTGATAGTGCCTCTAATTCCTAGTCATGTTCGCAAGATGGGTGCAGATCTTATTTATGTGGGTTTGCTTGGATCCATTTATGCAGGTTTCCAGTTGGGATCAGGTCCGGTAATT gGTAGCTTGAGCGATCTGAAAGGCAGAAAAAACATATTGATGCTAACACTTTTGGTGTGTGCAATAGCATACTCTACATTAGGAATTACAAATTCCATAGTGGTGATACTAATAATAAGAGCAGTTTTAG GTGTGTTTAAACAAACACAGATGTTAACAAAGGCCTTGGTGCCCGATTATGAAAAGAATGAACAACGTCAATCTGCAATTTATGGCAAAATGGCAGCTATATCAGGTGCAGGCATCACACTGGGCCCAGTTATTGGAGGACATATTGCAGAGGACAACCCAGAGAATGGGTTTACCTTGATCGCAGTTATTGTTGGAGTATGCTTTATTGCAAATGCAG GATTGGTATACTTTCTTCCAAAATCAAAACGAAACACAAAGAAACCGAAAAAGAAAATCCATGGAAACTTATTCAACTCATTAAGTAATAGCATTAAACAGATCTTTATTGAGCTATACAAAGTAGACTGGGCTGTCTATTGGGACATCTTTATGTTCAAAGCTCTCATTGGTTTTGCTATGGGAGTGTACTATTCCAATTACTCTTTATATTGCAAAACCCAATTTAACTTGTCACCAAAATATATAGGGTATGTTATCTCATTCCAAGGTGTAGTAGGTTCTATATCTAGCTTTTTTATGGGCTATATTAATAGTTATTACAGCCACGACGCTGATTATAGTTTGAGAAATTTCCATGTATTTGTTTTACTGACTATTTCGCTGATCGGCTTGATGTTATCATTTAGTGTGTACATTTATGTGATATGGCTTATACCTCTAGCTATTGGTAATGCAATAGGCAGGCTAGTTACTTTAGAAATGATTTTAAAACGAAGCCACGGTCAACACAGAGGCACTTTGATAGGGGCTTCTAATAGTGTTCGGTCATTGTCAGGAGTTGTTGCACCTATGGTATCAGGCTTTATTGGCCAGTATGTTGGTGTTCCTTATGTGATATATGCAAGTCTTTGCTCAACCTCTATTGGTTTTGTATTAAGTTATCGTTATCGTAGCAAAAGTACAAAAGTTGACTGA
- the LOC135073827 gene encoding protein PET100 homolog, mitochondrial, translated as MGNWKLEVGRMAMYMSFPVCLFHYFNQPTYFEEWVTNTKREIFPPENKQDRKDIEKLIQDMRKKQMDNMTD; from the coding sequence ATGGGTAACTGGAAATTGGAAGTAGGGAGGATGGCTATGTACATGTCATTTCCCGTGTGCCTATTTCACTACTTCAATCAGCCGACGTATTTTGAAGAATGGGTTACTAATACAAAGCGCGAAATTTTTCCTCCAGAGAACAAACAAGACAGAAAAGACATCGAGAAACTCATCCAGGATATGAGAAAGAAACAGATGGATAACATGACAGACTAA